One Ruegeria pomeroyi DSS-3 genomic region harbors:
- a CDS encoding TRAP transporter large permease yields MAPLLMFAALFVLVFAGVPVAFSLIIIAVVFGYTVFGDLIFLQLYGPLLSTASNFVLAAIPLFIFMGAVLERSGIARRLFHALQLWLGGFPGGLSLSTIAMCAIFAAASGVVGAVEIVVGLMAIPPMMKAGYRNDLIAGTICAGGSLGTIIPPSVIVVVYASIAQLSIGQLFAASIMPGFLMVVFFVGYILIRSLRNPADAPPLPIHDRAIPLKEKMTISLTAMLPPLALIVMVLGSLLAGIASATEAAAVGAAGTLLLTLMFRELTLKLVMDSLGVTLRITAMIMLIVAGGTMFTSIFAVTGGGGLVRDAVESIGYGNFGIIAFFLTVVFFSGFVLDWVSIVLIFVPIFAPIVKSAGIDPIWFAMMVLVVIQTSYLTPPMAPSIFYLRSIAPRSMTYGQMYRGVLPFVGAQMLVLVVIVFFPATVTWLPSILVGL; encoded by the coding sequence ATGGCCCCCCTGCTGATGTTCGCCGCGCTCTTCGTTCTGGTTTTTGCCGGAGTTCCCGTCGCCTTTTCCCTGATCATCATCGCCGTGGTCTTTGGTTATACGGTGTTCGGAGATCTCATTTTTCTGCAGCTCTATGGCCCCTTGCTTAGCACCGCATCGAATTTCGTGCTGGCCGCGATCCCGCTTTTCATCTTCATGGGGGCGGTCCTGGAACGATCAGGCATCGCGCGGAGATTGTTCCACGCGCTGCAGCTTTGGCTGGGCGGGTTTCCCGGTGGCTTGTCGCTGTCGACCATTGCGATGTGCGCGATTTTTGCAGCGGCGTCCGGTGTTGTCGGTGCGGTCGAGATTGTCGTGGGGCTGATGGCGATCCCGCCGATGATGAAAGCGGGCTATCGCAATGACCTGATCGCGGGCACGATCTGTGCCGGCGGGTCGCTGGGCACCATCATTCCGCCGTCGGTCATCGTTGTGGTCTATGCCTCTATCGCGCAGCTTTCGATTGGCCAGCTTTTTGCGGCCTCGATCATGCCGGGCTTCCTTATGGTGGTCTTTTTTGTGGGCTACATCCTGATCCGCAGCTTGCGAAATCCAGCCGATGCGCCGCCCTTGCCGATCCACGATCGCGCCATACCCCTAAAGGAAAAGATGACGATTTCGCTGACGGCGATGCTGCCGCCGCTTGCGCTGATTGTCATGGTGCTTGGCTCCCTTTTGGCCGGGATCGCCTCTGCCACCGAAGCCGCCGCCGTGGGCGCGGCCGGTACCTTGCTGCTGACGCTGATGTTTCGCGAACTGACCCTGAAGCTGGTGATGGACTCGTTGGGGGTGACCCTGCGCATCACGGCGATGATCATGCTGATAGTTGCGGGCGGAACCATGTTCACAAGCATCTTCGCCGTGACCGGTGGTGGTGGGCTGGTTCGTGACGCGGTCGAGTCGATCGGCTATGGCAATTTCGGGATCATTGCGTTCTTTCTGACCGTGGTTTTCTTTTCCGGTTTCGTGTTGGATTGGGTGTCGATCGTCTTGATCTTCGTTCCGATCTTTGCCCCCATCGTCAAAAGTGCCGGCATCGATCCGATCTGGTTCGCCATGATGGTTCTGGTGGTGATCCAGACCTCGTATCTGACCCCCCCGATGGCGCCGTCGATCTTCTATCTGCGCTCGATCGCGCCGCGCAGTATGACCTATGGGCAGATGTATCGCGGCGTGCTGCCGTTTGTCGGCGCGCAGATGCTGGTGCTGGTGGTGATCGTGTTCTTTCCGGCCACGGTGACCTGGCTGCCCTCGATCCTGGTCGGACTTTGA
- a CDS encoding aldehyde dehydrogenase (NADP(+)), whose product MFKPHGRHLIAGKWVDGDDSFSSEPAHGPSHRFAVGRVADVDAAATAAENAFWSFASSTRAARADLLTAIADEIDACGGAITEIGTQESGLPEARLIGERGRTTGQLRLFATHILKGDYLDRRHDAALPDRQPLPRPDLRMIQRPIGPVAVFGASNFPLAFSTAGGDTAAALAAGCPVVVKAHGAHPGTSEIVAEAVKAAIERCGFHPGVFGLIQGGNRQVGAALVQHPLIKAVGFTGSLGGGRALFDLCAARPEPIPFFGELGSVNPMFIFAGALANRGSAIAQGWAGSLTMGAGQFCTNPGVAVMLAGPNADAFAQSAAEALAQVAPQTMLTDGIAEAYRAGQRRMGAATGVRELLSTPCDQRSAAPSLYATTAKAWLANEELAEEVFGPLGMIVTADSVEEMLAIARDLQGQLTCTVHVDAEDAAAATRFMPVLERKAGRILANGFPTGVEVSDTMVHGGPYPASTNFGATSVGTLSIRRFLRPVCYQDMPEGLLPADL is encoded by the coding sequence ATGTTCAAACCACATGGAAGACACCTGATCGCGGGCAAATGGGTCGATGGTGACGATAGCTTTTCGTCAGAGCCTGCGCATGGGCCATCGCACCGCTTTGCGGTTGGACGCGTCGCCGATGTGGACGCGGCAGCAACCGCCGCCGAAAACGCCTTCTGGAGCTTTGCCAGCTCGACCCGGGCAGCGCGCGCCGACCTGTTGACTGCCATCGCTGACGAAATCGACGCATGCGGCGGTGCGATCACTGAAATCGGCACCCAGGAAAGCGGCCTGCCCGAAGCGCGCCTGATCGGTGAAAGAGGCCGGACCACGGGGCAGCTGCGGCTGTTTGCGACCCATATTTTGAAGGGCGATTATCTTGATCGCCGTCACGATGCGGCGCTGCCGGACCGCCAGCCTTTGCCCCGCCCCGATCTGCGGATGATCCAGCGACCGATCGGCCCCGTTGCCGTGTTCGGGGCGTCGAACTTCCCGCTTGCCTTCTCGACAGCGGGTGGCGACACCGCCGCTGCGCTGGCGGCCGGCTGTCCTGTTGTGGTCAAGGCACATGGCGCACACCCGGGCACCAGCGAGATTGTCGCCGAGGCGGTCAAGGCTGCCATCGAGAGATGCGGGTTTCACCCTGGTGTCTTTGGTCTGATCCAAGGCGGCAACCGTCAGGTTGGCGCGGCCCTGGTACAGCACCCCCTGATCAAGGCCGTCGGGTTTACCGGATCCCTAGGCGGCGGGCGGGCGCTGTTCGATCTGTGCGCGGCCCGTCCCGAACCTATCCCGTTCTTCGGCGAGTTGGGTTCGGTCAATCCGATGTTCATCTTCGCGGGGGCGCTTGCGAACCGAGGCAGCGCCATTGCGCAAGGATGGGCAGGTTCCTTGACGATGGGCGCGGGCCAGTTCTGCACCAATCCCGGCGTCGCGGTGATGTTGGCAGGACCCAACGCCGACGCCTTTGCCCAAAGCGCAGCCGAGGCCCTGGCACAGGTGGCTCCGCAGACGATGCTGACCGATGGTATTGCCGAGGCCTATCGCGCCGGTCAGAGGCGCATGGGCGCGGCAACCGGTGTGCGTGAGCTTTTGAGCACACCCTGCGATCAGCGCAGCGCAGCGCCGAGCCTTTATGCAACCACGGCAAAGGCTTGGCTGGCCAACGAAGAACTGGCCGAAGAGGTCTTTGGCCCGCTTGGAATGATTGTGACCGCGGACTCGGTCGAAGAAATGCTTGCGATCGCGCGCGATCTGCAGGGTCAGCTGACATGCACCGTTCATGTGGATGCAGAGGATGCCGCCGCCGCCACCCGTTTCATGCCGGTTCTTGAACGCAAGGCGGGCAGGATACTGGCCAACGGTTTCCCGACCGGTGTCGAGGTCAGCGATACGATGGTTCACGGCGGCCCCTATCCGGCCTCGACCAACTTTGGCGCAACCTCCGTCGGAACCCTGTCCATTCGCCGGTTTCTTCGGCCTGTTTGCTATCAGGACATGCCCGAGGGTCTGCTACCTGCGGATCTTTGA
- a CDS encoding sugar ABC transporter ATP-binding protein, with protein sequence MSGALQSNLFFDGIQKHFGGTYALRDVSLNIERGEIVALLGENGAGKSTLIKILGGIHKPDEGRVLIDGQAYEHRPGGFGERQSVAFIHQDLGMIEWMTVAENIALALGYSRKAGLISWRSVDAFAQQALDKVGCDIDPTTRVQDLSRTEKSLVAIARALAVDCDFLVLDEPTASLPADEVERLFEALRPLKQQGVGMIYVSHRLDEIFQIADRVAVLRDGELVGMRSISHTTPEELVFMIVGRKTRQVIKPQAAPGDTILDVQELQVDAAGPVDFKLRRNEIIGLVGLRGAGHEHVSRALFGCEPFSGSVSLNGQVPDLTSPQGALSSGIGLVARDRTAESVAMSLTIRENTFLNPAAVGRSLFSFLTPRQETALAEQIGSDVALSPNDQSMAIESLSGGNQQKVVIGRWLETKRQLLICEDPTAGVDVGAKAEIYALLNTALEEGVGIIVVSTDFEEVAAICHRAIVFSQGKIAGELTGTELTTENLIQVASASNVATN encoded by the coding sequence GTGTCGGGAGCTTTGCAGAGCAATCTGTTCTTTGATGGCATTCAAAAGCACTTTGGCGGCACCTATGCGCTGCGCGACGTTTCGCTGAACATCGAGCGCGGAGAAATCGTTGCCCTGTTGGGAGAAAACGGGGCTGGGAAATCCACCCTGATCAAGATTCTCGGGGGCATTCACAAGCCAGACGAAGGCCGGGTCCTGATCGATGGCCAAGCCTATGAGCATCGCCCGGGTGGCTTTGGCGAGCGCCAGTCGGTGGCCTTTATCCATCAGGATCTTGGCATGATCGAATGGATGACCGTGGCCGAGAACATCGCCCTGGCCCTGGGGTATTCCAGGAAGGCGGGGCTGATCAGTTGGCGGTCGGTCGATGCCTTTGCGCAGCAGGCGCTGGACAAGGTGGGCTGCGACATCGATCCCACGACACGTGTGCAGGATCTGTCGAGAACGGAAAAATCTCTGGTGGCGATTGCACGCGCCCTGGCGGTGGACTGCGACTTTCTGGTTCTGGATGAACCGACCGCCTCGCTTCCGGCGGATGAGGTCGAAAGACTGTTCGAGGCGCTGCGGCCGCTCAAGCAGCAAGGCGTCGGGATGATCTATGTGTCGCACCGTCTGGACGAGATTTTTCAGATCGCCGATCGGGTCGCCGTGCTGCGGGATGGTGAGCTGGTCGGGATGCGGAGCATCAGCCACACCACCCCCGAAGAGCTGGTCTTCATGATCGTCGGCCGCAAGACGCGACAGGTGATCAAGCCACAGGCCGCGCCGGGCGATACCATTCTGGATGTGCAAGAGTTGCAGGTCGATGCCGCCGGGCCGGTTGATTTCAAACTCCGCCGCAATGAGATCATCGGTCTTGTGGGTCTGCGGGGTGCCGGGCACGAACATGTTTCGCGCGCCCTGTTTGGCTGCGAACCCTTTTCCGGGTCGGTTTCGCTGAATGGGCAGGTGCCTGATTTGACCTCGCCGCAGGGGGCCTTGAGTTCGGGCATCGGTCTGGTCGCCCGGGATCGCACGGCTGAATCCGTTGCCATGTCCCTGACCATTCGTGAAAACACCTTCCTGAACCCTGCGGCTGTGGGCCGTTCGCTCTTTTCTTTCCTGACCCCTCGGCAAGAGACCGCCCTGGCGGAACAGATCGGTTCCGACGTGGCCCTGTCTCCGAATGATCAAAGCATGGCGATCGAAAGCCTCTCTGGCGGCAATCAGCAGAAGGTTGTCATTGGCCGGTGGCTTGAGACCAAGCGACAGCTGTTGATCTGCGAAGACCCGACTGCCGGAGTGGACGTGGGCGCCAAGGCGGAGATCTACGCCTTGCTGAACACCGCCCTGGAAGAGGGTGTGGGCATCATCGTGGTTTCGACCGATTTCGAAGAGGTGGCAGCCATTTGCCATCGCGCCATCGTCTTCAGCCAAGGAAAAATCGCCGGAGAGCTTACCGGTACCGAACTGACAACCGAAAACCTGATCCAGGTTGCATCCGCGTCAAACGTGGCGACGAACTGA
- a CDS encoding ABC transporter permease produces the protein MQSLESNALEPTKAELKNASSRTRLLRLLPVYGLVILTAFLILLFSILLPNTFPTILNLRAIISDKAIIALLSLGAMIPMAAGRIDLTVGYGIVLWHILAISLQTLYGLPWPIAVALVLALGLLTGFLNGLLVEVAKIDSFIATLGTGTVLYALALWHTGGRQMVGALPDSFYAINGTFVFGLPITGFYVLGITVAMWLVLEYTPVGRYLYAIGANQRAAQLNGIPTRKFVIGAFMSSGFITAFAGVLLASKLRIGQASVGLEFLLPALVGAFLGSTTIKPGRVNVWGTIIGVTILAVGISGIQQFGGSFWVEPMFNGVTLLIAIGIAGYAQRRKGAKK, from the coding sequence ATGCAATCGCTTGAATCCAATGCGCTCGAACCAACCAAAGCCGAGTTGAAGAATGCCAGCTCGCGCACGCGACTGCTGAGGCTGCTGCCTGTCTATGGTCTGGTTATTCTGACGGCGTTTCTGATCCTGCTCTTCTCGATTCTCTTGCCGAACACCTTTCCGACAATCCTGAATCTTCGGGCGATCATCTCGGACAAGGCGATTATCGCGCTGCTCTCGTTGGGGGCAATGATCCCCATGGCAGCCGGACGTATCGACCTGACGGTCGGTTACGGCATCGTGCTGTGGCATATCTTGGCGATCTCCCTGCAAACTCTTTACGGTCTGCCCTGGCCCATCGCCGTCGCGCTTGTGCTTGCACTTGGTCTGCTGACCGGTTTCCTGAATGGCCTGCTGGTGGAAGTGGCCAAGATCGACAGCTTCATCGCGACCCTGGGTACCGGAACCGTCCTTTATGCCCTGGCCCTGTGGCACACCGGCGGGCGCCAGATGGTCGGCGCGCTGCCTGACAGTTTCTATGCGATCAACGGCACTTTTGTCTTTGGTCTGCCGATCACCGGTTTTTACGTGCTGGGGATTACCGTCGCCATGTGGCTGGTGCTCGAATACACACCGGTTGGCCGTTATCTTTACGCGATCGGCGCGAACCAGCGTGCGGCCCAGCTTAATGGCATTCCCACCCGCAAGTTTGTCATCGGCGCCTTCATGTCCTCCGGTTTCATCACCGCCTTTGCCGGTGTGCTGCTGGCGTCCAAGCTGCGGATCGGTCAGGCCTCGGTCGGACTGGAGTTTTTGCTGCCCGCACTGGTCGGGGCTTTTCTGGGCTCGACAACAATCAAACCCGGGCGGGTGAACGTCTGGGGCACCATCATTGGTGTAACGATCCTGGCGGTGGGGATCTCTGGCATTCAACAATTCGGAGGATCCTTCTGGGTGGAACCGATGTTCAACGGCGTAACCTTGCTGATCGCGATCGGCATTGCCGGTTACGCCCAACGGCGCAAGGGCGCCAAAAAGTGA
- a CDS encoding LacI family DNA-binding transcriptional regulator has translation MSSTQNKPNKNNKVSLAQIAKAAGVSKMTASRVLRDEGGFSESTRARVMAEIDRLGYVPNRLATVFAGDQRSTFVGVSIPELGNEIFAQVLEGIDRKLGAFGHQTVLGMTEHALEQEEKWLETVLSWQPAGLIVTGRSHTPKSIQLLSGAGIPLVEIWDFNSSPLDMSVGLNHFDSGYSMGRYLTGLGYRQFGYVGTSHDTANAASARLAGYAKVIGDSGGSLKKQLLLKDAPGFYTGYYGTEQLLAANSDVEVIYYQNDNMAVGGLNYCQKRGLSIPGDIGIAGWGDLPIASILPYRLTSTAVPHLRIGMIAAEMVLSQINGEARRRSQDVGFTLIPGSTVRSQLE, from the coding sequence ATGAGCAGTACCCAGAATAAACCAAACAAAAACAACAAGGTAAGCCTTGCGCAGATCGCCAAGGCGGCCGGTGTGTCCAAGATGACGGCAAGTCGTGTCTTGCGGGACGAGGGCGGATTTTCCGAAAGCACCCGCGCCAGGGTCATGGCTGAGATAGACCGGCTTGGCTACGTTCCGAATCGCCTTGCCACGGTTTTTGCGGGGGATCAGCGCTCCACCTTTGTCGGCGTTTCCATCCCCGAACTGGGCAACGAGATCTTTGCCCAGGTCCTTGAAGGGATCGACCGGAAACTGGGGGCCTTCGGGCATCAAACCGTTCTGGGGATGACCGAACACGCCCTCGAACAGGAAGAGAAATGGCTTGAAACCGTGCTCTCCTGGCAACCGGCGGGCCTGATCGTGACGGGGCGCTCTCATACGCCGAAATCAATTCAGCTTCTGAGCGGCGCGGGTATTCCGCTGGTCGAAATCTGGGACTTCAATTCCAGTCCGCTGGATATGTCGGTCGGGCTGAACCACTTTGACAGCGGCTACAGTATGGGGCGCTACCTGACGGGCCTCGGGTATCGGCAATTCGGCTATGTCGGCACTTCGCACGACACCGCAAATGCCGCCAGTGCCCGCCTGGCGGGATATGCCAAGGTGATTGGCGATTCAGGGGGGTCCTTGAAAAAGCAACTCCTCCTGAAAGATGCGCCGGGGTTCTATACCGGCTACTACGGCACCGAACAGCTTTTGGCCGCAAACAGTGATGTTGAGGTGATCTATTACCAGAACGACAATATGGCCGTTGGCGGCCTGAACTATTGTCAAAAGCGCGGGCTTTCCATCCCGGGCGATATCGGCATTGCGGGCTGGGGAGATCTGCCGATCGCGTCAATTCTACCCTATCGGCTCACCTCAACCGCAGTTCCCCACCTGCGGATCGGTATGATCGCGGCCGAAATGGTTCTGTCCCAGATCAACGGCGAGGCGCGCCGAAGGTCTCAGGACGTTGGTTTCACGCTCATCCCCGGCTCGACCGTCCGCTCCCAACTGGAATAG
- a CDS encoding NAD(P)/FAD-dependent oxidoreductase: MEGRDIIVVGAGIIGISTALRLQSCGFKVQVLDRAGVAGEASAASAGAFAFADVVPLATPGIMKKAPKWLLDPLGPLSVPPAYALKIAPWMLRFWRASWRDRFAAALDAQARLNGFAKEALERQIAEVDGEPFMQRDGQLQLYEGAREFHASLEGWEHRRRRGVMFVHLHSPEAIAEIQPGLAPRFTHAGYTPDWLNTVDPRRWAEHLAHRFQQRGGVIGSADVRSIERHGAGAKLKTAAGDILASRVVVAAGAWSHHLARTLGDRFPLETERGYNTTLPAGAFNLRTHLTFSGHGFVVSRINGGVRVGGAVELGGLDLPPNFKRADILLQKAARFLPGLTTQGGQRWMGFRPSMPDSLPVIGASARLPNVVYAFGHGHLGLTQSAATAELVADLVSDRVPALPMAPYAPSRF; the protein is encoded by the coding sequence ATGGAGGGGCGCGATATCATCGTTGTCGGCGCGGGTATCATCGGCATCAGCACGGCCCTGAGGCTGCAAAGCTGTGGTTTCAAGGTGCAGGTGCTGGATCGTGCCGGCGTCGCGGGCGAAGCGTCAGCAGCAAGTGCCGGTGCATTCGCATTTGCGGACGTGGTGCCTCTGGCAACGCCGGGGATCATGAAGAAGGCGCCGAAATGGTTGCTCGATCCGCTCGGGCCGCTGTCTGTGCCACCGGCATACGCGCTCAAGATCGCGCCATGGATGCTGCGGTTCTGGCGGGCAAGCTGGCGCGACCGCTTTGCCGCCGCGCTTGATGCGCAAGCGCGGCTCAACGGGTTTGCCAAGGAAGCCCTGGAACGTCAGATCGCCGAGGTCGATGGCGAGCCATTCATGCAGCGGGACGGGCAGTTGCAACTCTATGAAGGCGCGCGTGAATTTCACGCCAGTCTTGAGGGTTGGGAGCACCGCCGCCGTCGTGGTGTCATGTTCGTGCATCTGCACAGCCCCGAGGCCATCGCCGAAATCCAGCCCGGATTGGCGCCCCGGTTTACCCATGCAGGATACACGCCGGATTGGCTCAACACCGTCGACCCCCGTCGTTGGGCGGAACATCTGGCGCATCGTTTTCAACAGCGCGGCGGGGTGATTGGGTCAGCCGATGTTCGGTCGATTGAACGACACGGTGCAGGGGCCAAGCTGAAGACCGCAGCCGGGGATATTCTTGCATCCCGGGTTGTTGTGGCGGCGGGGGCGTGGTCCCATCATCTGGCGCGCACATTGGGTGACCGGTTCCCGCTGGAAACCGAGCGCGGCTACAATACAACGCTTCCCGCGGGCGCGTTCAATTTGCGCACCCATCTGACATTCAGCGGTCATGGTTTCGTCGTCTCCCGCATCAACGGTGGGGTGCGGGTGGGCGGGGCGGTCGAACTCGGCGGTCTTGATCTGCCGCCCAATTTCAAGCGCGCGGATATTCTTTTGCAGAAAGCCGCCCGGTTCCTTCCGGGTTTGACGACACAAGGCGGACAACGCTGGATGGGATTCAGGCCCTCGATGCCCGACAGCTTGCCGGTGATCGGGGCGTCTGCGCGCTTGCCGAATGTCGTCTATGCCTTTGGTCACGGGCATCTTGGCTTGACCCAGTCCGCAGCAACGGCGGAACTGGTTGCGGACCTGGTGTCAGACAGGGTTCCAGCGCTGCCGATGGCGCCATATGCGCCATCGCGGTTCTGA
- a CDS encoding TRAP transporter small permease subunit — MIPFQTLCERFSKALGFLGRMAIFSLIVAMLYEVVARYAFGAPTLWAFDISYMLNGSIFLLGAAYSLQEDAHVRIDFLSQRFPLRIQQLLNGAVYLLVMAPITFAFTWVAATKALKAFSTGEVESVSPWAPLVWPFYGVIALGLIAFALQFVVEALKYLSGQKQPGTAESEITELEI; from the coding sequence ATGATCCCCTTTCAAACCTTGTGCGAACGCTTTTCGAAAGCGCTGGGTTTTCTTGGCCGGATGGCCATTTTTTCCCTGATCGTCGCGATGCTTTACGAAGTGGTGGCGCGATACGCCTTCGGCGCACCGACCCTGTGGGCATTTGACATCTCTTACATGTTGAATGGCTCGATCTTTCTTCTTGGCGCGGCCTATTCCCTGCAAGAAGACGCACATGTGCGGATCGATTTCTTGTCGCAAAGGTTTCCGCTGCGCATTCAGCAGCTTCTGAACGGGGCGGTGTATCTGCTGGTCATGGCCCCGATCACATTTGCATTCACCTGGGTCGCGGCAACCAAGGCGCTCAAGGCGTTCTCGACCGGAGAGGTCGAAAGCGTCAGCCCCTGGGCCCCGTTGGTCTGGCCATTCTACGGGGTGATTGCGCTGGGGCTGATTGCCTTTGCATTGCAGTTCGTTGTCGAAGCTCTGAAATACCTGTCCGGCCAGAAACAACCCGGGACCGCCGAGTCCGAAATCACCGAATTGGAGATCTGA
- the dctP gene encoding TRAP transporter substrate-binding protein DctP, translating to MKISSFLTAGALALALSGPALAAEVEWKMTAGVGEGSFLYQNFMERFVGNVATLTQGRVEITSFGAGVLAPAFKAYEVVQDGIVEAGHSTPSYLVNQDATNAIFASFPGGMSAEATLHWVYEGGGEEMLQTFRREEMGLHSIVVGIGTSEIMAHSNVKIETVEDLAGLKYRTSGAFAAVLQNEFGGVPTVVPGNEIYTLLQRKGVDAIEWSTPGANITEGFHEVAPYMIMPGVHQPSFLWEVFVKQETWDALPADLQTLITAAAKLTTYEGYTRFGDSDVKAMADFRNTNVELVVMARAESEKIREAGRNWAQTQAKTQSEAGSRRMQDILDSYLAYQSNWAANSGYLVRDGAE from the coding sequence ATGAAGATATCCAGCTTTCTTACCGCAGGCGCGCTTGCCCTTGCTCTCTCAGGTCCGGCCCTGGCGGCTGAAGTCGAATGGAAAATGACCGCCGGCGTTGGCGAAGGTTCGTTCCTCTACCAGAACTTCATGGAACGGTTCGTCGGAAACGTCGCAACGCTTACGCAGGGCCGCGTCGAGATCACCTCGTTTGGTGCCGGCGTTCTGGCACCGGCCTTCAAGGCCTATGAAGTGGTGCAGGATGGCATCGTCGAGGCTGGCCATTCGACACCGTCCTATCTGGTCAATCAGGACGCCACCAACGCCATTTTCGCCAGCTTCCCGGGTGGTATGTCGGCAGAGGCGACGTTGCACTGGGTCTATGAAGGTGGCGGCGAGGAGATGTTGCAGACGTTCCGTCGCGAAGAGATGGGATTGCACAGCATCGTCGTCGGCATCGGCACCTCCGAGATCATGGCGCATTCCAACGTGAAGATCGAAACGGTCGAAGATCTCGCAGGGCTGAAATACCGCACCTCAGGGGCTTTTGCGGCTGTCCTTCAGAACGAATTTGGCGGGGTGCCGACGGTGGTGCCGGGCAACGAAATCTACACTTTGCTGCAACGCAAGGGCGTGGACGCAATCGAATGGTCAACGCCGGGGGCAAACATCACCGAGGGGTTCCACGAAGTTGCGCCCTATATGATCATGCCGGGGGTCCATCAGCCGTCCTTCCTGTGGGAAGTGTTCGTAAAGCAGGAAACCTGGGACGCGCTGCCCGCGGATTTGCAGACACTGATCACGGCGGCGGCAAAGCTCACGACCTATGAGGGCTATACACGGTTTGGCGACAGTGACGTCAAGGCGATGGCCGATTTCCGCAACACCAACGTCGAACTGGTCGTGATGGCGCGAGCGGAATCCGAGAAAATTCGCGAAGCGGGCCGAAACTGGGCGCAGACCCAGGCCAAGACCCAGAGCGAGGCCGGCAGCCGGCGCATGCAGGACATCCTCGACAGCTATCTGGCCTATCAATCGAATTGGGCGGCGAACTCTGGCTACCTCGTTCGCGACGGTGCCGAGTAA
- a CDS encoding GntR family transcriptional regulator, translating into MGGKRAIKRQSLPDVIADDIRERILNGDLTEGMTIRQEALAEEYTVSRMPVREALKRLDAEGLVQLTNNLGATVTKHSLDEISEIFDLRILIEVDLFRRAIPVMAKADIERCERILEAMESSYDADDVAKWGALNYKYHAALYAPARRSLTNDVLQRVNLQSDRYVRMHLSVMRQRDPARKEHRELLELAQAGKVDEACALLTRHISQTKQNLLTLMAAKRASDTA; encoded by the coding sequence ATGGGCGGCAAACGAGCGATCAAACGACAAAGCCTTCCCGATGTGATTGCTGACGATATTCGCGAACGTATCCTGAACGGCGATCTGACCGAGGGAATGACCATCCGTCAGGAAGCATTGGCCGAAGAATACACCGTGTCCCGAATGCCGGTGCGAGAAGCGCTCAAGCGGCTGGATGCCGAAGGATTGGTGCAGCTGACCAATAATCTTGGCGCGACCGTCACCAAGCATTCACTGGATGAGATAAGCGAGATTTTCGACCTGCGCATCTTGATCGAAGTGGATTTGTTCCGGCGTGCCATACCGGTCATGGCCAAGGCGGACATCGAACGCTGCGAGCGGATTCTCGAGGCGATGGAATCCTCGTATGACGCCGATGACGTCGCCAAGTGGGGGGCGTTGAACTACAAGTATCATGCGGCGCTCTATGCCCCCGCGCGCCGCAGTCTGACCAATGACGTGTTGCAACGGGTCAATCTGCAATCGGATCGCTATGTCCGGATGCATCTGAGTGTCATGAGGCAACGCGACCCAGCGCGGAAAGAGCATCGCGAGCTTTTGGAGCTGGCCCAGGCAGGGAAGGTGGATGAGGCCTGCGCGCTGCTGACCCGCCACATTTCGCAGACCAAGCAGAATCTCCTGACGCTGATGGCTGCCAAACGCGCCAGCGATACGGCCTGA